AGGCGGTGGTCGATCAGCCGCTCGACGTTGTCCGCGGCGACGCGAGCCTCGCGGATGGCCGCCTGCGCGCTGGCGGGGACGGCCTCGCCGTCCGAGTCGACGACGCGCGCGGCGTCGCCGAGGACGAACGTATCGCCTGACAACTGGAGTCGACTTCGTACCAGCGGGCGCTCACCAGCCAGCGCGTCCGGACCGCGGATGCCCCCGGTCCAGACGAACTCGTCGTAGGGAAGTTCCGTCCCGTCTTCGAGCGTGATCGTCCCCGCGTCGGCCGCTTCGACGGCCGCGTCGGTCCGCACCGTGATCCCGCGGTCGCGGAGCTGTTCGTCGACGGCCCGCTGGAACCGCTCGGGGAAGTTCGGCGCGACGGCCTCCTCCTGTTCGAGCAACGTAATCTCGACGCTGTGCGTAGCGTCCTGCTCACGAGCCAGCGCGGCGAGTTCGCCGGCGACCTGGACGCCAGAGAGTCCGGCACCGCCGACGACGATCCGTGCGTCGCCGGCGTCGAAGGCATCGAGTACGTCCGCCCGGATCCGCTCGGCGTCACCGAGGCGTTTCAGCGGCGTCGCGTGGTCCTCGACGCCCGGCAGGTCGTAGAAGGCCGTCTCCGCCCCGAGACAGACCGCCCCCACGTCGTAATCGAGTTCTTCGTCGCCGTCCAGCGTCGCGACGCCCGCCTCAGCGTCGACGTCGGTGACCCTCGCCTGTCTGATCTCGGCGCGCTCCAAGCACTCGTCGAGGGGAACCGTGATGTCGTCGGCGATGGACGGCCGACGGATCGCGCGGTGGAGTTCGTGCTGTACCAGGTGGTCCGCGCGCTCGTCGACGACGACCAGGTTCGCCTCGGGCGGCAGTCGCTTCTCCAGCCGTCGAGCGAGCGTCAACCCTGCGTAGCCGGCCCCCAGAACTGCGACCTTCATCACCGGTCAGTTGGGCCGCCCGACGGGTAAAGCCCGCCCCCGGAAAGAGTGCGACCGCAGCGACTCAGAACAGCGCTTCGCTCTCGTCGAGTAGCTGTGCGGGGCCGCCGACCTCCCAGACGCGCGTGTTCACGCCGCAGTCCGCGATGGCACCCTCCACGCGATCCACGTGGTCGGCGGTCGTGTTGACGTAGACGCTCGCGCCGGTGTCGACCGAGAAGTAGACCGGGACGTCCTCCTCGCGGAGTTCCCGAACGGTGTTGAACACCTCGATGGTTCGGGGCTGCCAGTAGACCCACCCGGACGGACCGGTCATCGTCGTCGCGGCCAGCGACAGGGAGTCGTGTTCGGCGAGTTCGAAGGTGCGGTCGAAATCGCCCGCCAGCAGCGCGTCGCGCATCTCCGCGATCTGGCCGTGGATGTGGGCCATCCGGGCCTCGAACATGTGGCTCTCGGCGGCCTCACGGTGCGCTTCCTCGGTCTCCTTGTAGGCCGGGACTTCCGCACCGATGATCCGGAGGTCGTCCTCCAGTGAGGTCTCGATCCGCTCGGAGCGACAATCGACGTCGTTCTTGCCGGTCCGGAGATGTGAGAACGCCCCCGTCACCGCCCGCGCGGCCGACGCCGACCCACGGCGCGCGACCGTCGAGATGTCCGGCAGCGTCATGTCGAGATCGGTCGCGCCCACCAGCGCCCGCGCGGCGGCGGCGAAGCCCGACGACGACGACCCGAAGCCGATGTTCGTCGGGAAGTCGTTCGCCGACTCGAACCGCACGGCGTGGTCGACGTCCGCCAGTTCGCGGACGTGATCGACGACGTTCTCTATCCGCTCGCGGCCCCGGCCCTCGACTTCCTCGCCGTCGATCAGGAACACGTCCTCGTGGCTGTCGGGTTCGAACTCGACGGTCGTCTTCGTGTGACTCGGTGCCGTACAGACGCTGATCGAGTCGTGGTACGGCTGGCGCAACTCCTCGTCGCGCATCCCGTGGTACTTCACCAACCCCTCGATCGGATGTGCCTTCGCGGTCGCTTTCATACGCCCTGATTCGGGCACCGGAACTTTGCCTTTTCCAAGTCGCGGAGCATCGTGAGTCAGACCGGAACCCGTTCACCGGCCAGATCAATCGTCGCCCGGTTCGTACGCGCCCGAACGATGCTCTATCGAGAAAATTAGCAACGTTTCCGTTTCACGGTCAGTCCGTGCCCCGAGCCGGTGGTCTCCCACGCGTATCTTCCCGTGCGGAGCGCCCGTTAACGGCTCTACGTACTCGTCCGGTGTCCGCCACTCGTCGGACACGATCTCGTCTAATTTCGAGACGATACGACGTTGCGTGTCAGTCTCTAAACCCTCGAAAGCGTCCTTGGCCCGCTCTCGGAATTCCCACGTCCAGTCGTCACTCGTCGTCATCGATCATCGCCACGACCTCGTCCCGGCCGTACGTCTCACCCTCACCCTTCCGCATCGCGTACTCCGAAGCCGCGATGTCGGCCAACATCGCCCGCGACGCACCCGGGTG
This Halorientalis sp. IM1011 DNA region includes the following protein-coding sequences:
- a CDS encoding NAD(P)/FAD-dependent oxidoreductase, producing the protein MKVAVLGAGYAGLTLARRLEKRLPPEANLVVVDERADHLVQHELHRAIRRPSIADDITVPLDECLERAEIRQARVTDVDAEAGVATLDGDEELDYDVGAVCLGAETAFYDLPGVEDHATPLKRLGDAERIRADVLDAFDAGDARIVVGGAGLSGVQVAGELAALAREQDATHSVEITLLEQEEAVAPNFPERFQRAVDEQLRDRGITVRTDAAVEAADAGTITLEDGTELPYDEFVWTGGIRGPDALAGERPLVRSRLQLSGDTFVLGDAARVVDSDGEAVPASAQAAIREARVAADNVERLIDHRLGAGDGRFEPRLEDFRFDSPGWLVSVGDGAVAQVGGTVLTGAAALALKTTVGVGYLTSVGAVREAVGLVGEELALDSDPESDDGDAEN
- the mvaD gene encoding phosphomevalonate decarboxylase MvaD, which produces MKATAKAHPIEGLVKYHGMRDEELRQPYHDSISVCTAPSHTKTTVEFEPDSHEDVFLIDGEEVEGRGRERIENVVDHVRELADVDHAVRFESANDFPTNIGFGSSSSGFAAAARALVGATDLDMTLPDISTVARRGSASAARAVTGAFSHLRTGKNDVDCRSERIETSLEDDLRIIGAEVPAYKETEEAHREAAESHMFEARMAHIHGQIAEMRDALLAGDFDRTFELAEHDSLSLAATTMTGPSGWVYWQPRTIEVFNTVRELREEDVPVYFSVDTGASVYVNTTADHVDRVEGAIADCGVNTRVWEVGGPAQLLDESEALF
- a CDS encoding type II toxin-antitoxin system RelE/ParE family toxin → MTTSDDWTWEFRERAKDAFEGLETDTQRRIVSKLDEIVSDEWRTPDEYVEPLTGAPHGKIRVGDHRLGARTDRETETLLIFSIEHRSGAYEPGDD